Within the Criblamydia sequanensis CRIB-18 genome, the region TTTCATTATTAATATGCTTGTTTATTTTTAAAAAAACTTTGGATTTTTATGTTTAGTGTTGGTTTTACAAAAGTAGAGCGTTGGCTTGATAAGGATCACCCTTGTTTTCCTGAATCTTTCGAAAGGCTTGCTGAGGGAGCTTCACTTTGTTTTGCTAAGCCTGCAAAAAACTATCCTGTCTTCAATTTAAGAAAGGCGCTTTCGGAAATTGAACCAAGTGAAGAACAACTTCTTTCCCAAATAACAAATGACTTAGCCACCTTTATGCCGCCCAATAAAAAATTGATAAAAAAATATTATGAGGGCGTCAAGTATTTCCCAAGAGAATTAAAAGATCGTTTAAATGAAGCCATTAATACAGCCTTTCTTCAAAAATTTGTTAAAAATCCAAGAGTTTACAATGAAAACGCGACAGAGAAACTAGTTCTCGATCATTTAGGCTATTCCTTGGATGAGTATAACGAGCGAGTCAAGTTAAGGGATGAAATTCGAAAACTTTCAATAAAAAAGCTCTTTTCAGATAAGCTTTCAACCTCTCCAAAACGCTTTCAAGGCAAATTTAGATATGCGGTACGAATTTTAAGGCTTAATCTAGCAGGGGTTGATAAAATTCATTCAGAATATGTAAGAGCGATTGTCCATCAAGTTCATCGATATAGGGAGCTCTTTGATGATGCGGCCGCAAATTATCCTTTGAAAGGCCTAAAAGGTTCTTCACCTATAGCAAAAAAAATAAGTACAAGCTTTAAAAAAGGAAAAATTCGAGCTTTACGAACCTTTGAAGTCGAAAATTTTCTAAAAATCAATCGGAAAAAAATTCATGAGCTTATGAAAGATAAAGACCTTTCCGCCTTTAAAGAAGAGATTTCTAATTTATGTCTCTCAAGCTTCAATGACCCAAGACTTAAGATTTCCAGGCATGAAACTATGGAAGTTCTTGAAGAAACTCTTCCGGAAATTGACTGGTTTAATAAGTATCAACACTTAATTACGATTGAATTTTGCCAAGGCTTTTTAGAGTCTTCGGAAGTCTCTGATGGTATGTGTTATGCTCTAACCTTAAGATTTGTCATCAACGCTCTTAAAAATCCGAATAGGGAAGACAAAGACTATGAAGCGGATATAGTGTTTCCGAACGACCGATTCCGTCAAAATGCTCACCACCTATTAAAAGGGTTCATTACTGATGAAAGCCCCCCTCCTCAAATCCCGAAAAAAATCTTAAAAGATTACAAAGAAGTTTATCACCCTCCTATTTCGAATACGGATGTTGAAAGTCTCAATTATTTAAACGGTGCCTACCTGCTTTTAATAAAAAGACATGCTCTTGGTCTTCAGATAGACAAAACTAATAGGAAATTTAGCTTCTATGACGCAAATTTAGGGATAGTAAGACTCAATGTAAACGATAGCTTTAGCGAAGAAGCAGCTTCCAAAAATCTACTCAATATTCTGCAAGAATATATTTTAGCCTTTGAAAAGAGAACTAAGCTAGTTTGTCCGATCGAATATAAAAACCAATCGAATTAATACTCGAAAAGAGTGGCCATATATTTTTTAGCAAGAGTAGAGGTCGGGTGTTCGATCACTTGATTTGCCGAACCCGATTCTAATATTTTGCCATCCGCTAAAAACAAAAGGGTGTCCGCAATTTTTTTTGCAAAATGAAGATGGTGGGTGGCTAGAATTAAATCTTGACCCTCTTTCTTAAGTTCTAACACAAGCTCTAGAACTTCCGCTGTCATAAGGGGATCTAGTTGAGAAGTCGGTTCATCAAGTAAGAGCATTTTAGGGCGCGGGGCTAAAGCTCGAATCAGGGCAATTCTTTGAACTTGGCCGCCTGATAGCTCGTAAGGCTTTTTGTACGCATGTTTTTCCATTTGAAAACGGTTTAAGAGTTCAAGAGCTCTTTTTTCCGCTTCTTCATTTGAAAAACCATGAACTCTATAAAGAG harbors:
- a CDS encoding amino acid ABC transporter ATP-binding protein, which codes for MKLELNQLRKFFGSQKAIGPLNLLIPECKTLVLIGPSGSGKSTLLRLISGLQYPDSGQILIDDVPIVYKRKELLAYRRKLGIVFQSWNLFPHLTALENIVLPLYRVHGFSNEEAEKRALELLNRFQMEKHAYKKPYELSGGQVQRIALIRALAPRPKMLLLDEPTSQLDPLMTAEVLELVLELKKEGQDLILATHHLHFAKKIADTLLFLADGKILESGSANQVIEHPTSTLAKKYMATLFEY